Proteins encoded in a region of the Mycobacterium branderi genome:
- a CDS encoding SRPBCC family protein has translation MIELRVERTIAASRERVFDWLADPASLTAAPPIFRAFWEKGATVPGVGAVRRVIGLGTWFREEITAYDPPRSYSYLILRSFPPFEHEGGTLTFTPSGDGTHVDWITRYTHPAYFGGSLMEPVSSRLLRSSFNAILAGAAKALEG, from the coding sequence ATGATCGAGCTTCGAGTCGAACGGACAATCGCCGCATCCCGTGAACGGGTCTTCGACTGGCTGGCTGACCCGGCCAGCCTGACCGCCGCTCCGCCGATCTTCCGGGCTTTCTGGGAGAAGGGCGCGACGGTTCCCGGCGTGGGCGCGGTGCGACGGGTGATCGGGCTGGGCACCTGGTTCCGCGAAGAGATCACGGCCTACGACCCGCCGCGCAGCTATTCCTATCTGATCCTCCGCTCGTTTCCGCCGTTCGAGCACGAAGGCGGCACGCTGACATTCACCCCGAGCGGCGACGGCACGCACGTCGACTGGATCACCCGCTACACCCACCCGGCGTACTTCGGCGGAAGTCTGATGGAACCGGTCAGCTCCCGGCTGCTGCGCTCGAGCTTCAACGCGATCCTGGCCGGCGCCGCCAAAGCACTGGAAGGCTAG
- a CDS encoding amidohydrolase family protein, translating into MEPYTIISADCHAELPTERYREYVDPEYREDFEAYLAEKEAAARAGGFIDEEFAEQWFSEHGEGIAGGWDVALRDKELDGDGVVGEVIFPDADAVTGVAGAPFGAGLGQSGDLDPGRAMAGARAHNRWLAELCSHSPERRAGVAVVPILADVDAAVAEITRAAESGLRGGILIPARWVGYPPYHDRRYDKVWAACQDLQMPVHTHSGPAPQEEYGGHLGIYVTEVRWWGARPLWFALWSGVFERFPRLRWGVTECGAFWANDLLWLMDTRYLREHSAKKMSHQMEGDLTMPPSAYFDRNCFIGATTTERRELARRYEIGVANMLWGNDFPHPEGTWPHTRGWLRRSFWDVPVEETRQMLGLAAAEVYNFDLDALAPLAERIGPTPEDLGQDDAVSIPKWETAREVGRHWLTGAEPLPDLV; encoded by the coding sequence GTGGAGCCCTACACCATCATCTCCGCGGACTGTCACGCCGAGCTCCCGACCGAGCGGTACCGCGAATACGTCGACCCCGAATACCGGGAGGACTTCGAGGCATACCTGGCCGAGAAGGAGGCCGCGGCGCGGGCCGGCGGGTTCATCGACGAGGAGTTCGCCGAGCAGTGGTTCTCCGAGCATGGCGAGGGTATCGCCGGCGGATGGGATGTCGCCCTGCGCGACAAGGAACTTGACGGCGACGGCGTGGTCGGCGAAGTCATCTTTCCCGACGCCGACGCGGTGACCGGGGTCGCCGGGGCGCCGTTCGGTGCGGGGTTGGGCCAGTCGGGCGACCTCGACCCGGGCCGCGCGATGGCCGGTGCGCGCGCCCACAACCGCTGGTTGGCCGAGTTGTGCAGCCACAGCCCCGAGCGGCGGGCCGGGGTTGCGGTTGTGCCGATATTGGCGGACGTCGACGCGGCCGTCGCCGAGATCACGCGAGCCGCAGAGTCCGGGCTGCGCGGCGGCATTCTGATCCCCGCGCGCTGGGTCGGCTACCCGCCGTACCACGACCGTCGCTACGACAAGGTCTGGGCTGCTTGCCAAGACCTGCAGATGCCGGTCCACACCCACTCCGGTCCGGCGCCGCAAGAGGAGTACGGAGGGCACCTGGGCATCTACGTGACCGAGGTGCGCTGGTGGGGGGCCCGGCCGCTGTGGTTCGCGTTGTGGTCGGGGGTGTTCGAGCGCTTCCCCCGGCTGAGGTGGGGAGTCACAGAGTGTGGTGCGTTCTGGGCCAACGATCTGCTGTGGCTGATGGACACGCGGTATTTGCGTGAGCACTCGGCCAAGAAGATGAGCCATCAGATGGAGGGCGATCTGACGATGCCGCCCTCGGCCTACTTCGACCGCAACTGCTTTATCGGGGCCACCACCACCGAGCGCAGGGAGCTGGCGCGGCGCTACGAGATCGGCGTGGCGAACATGCTGTGGGGCAACGACTTTCCACACCCGGAGGGAACCTGGCCGCACACCCGCGGCTGGCTGCGTCGCTCCTTCTGGGACGTGCCCGTCGAGGAGACCCGCCAGATGCTGGGTTTGGCGGCGGCCGAGGTTTACAACTTCGATCTGGACGCGTTGGCTCCGTTGGCCGAGCGCATCGGCCCGACGCCCGAGGACCTCGGCCAGGACGATGCGGTGAGTATTCCCAAGTGGGAGACGGCCCGCGAGGTAGGACGTCACTGGTTGACGGGTGCTGAGCCTTTGCCCGACCTTGTGTAA
- a CDS encoding SDR family oxidoreductase, translated as MTDLQGRVAVVTGGAGGIGRAMGRRFGREGMKVVLADVLAEPLDEATRELVDEGVEATGVVADVTDYSSVESLAKQTLDRFGAVHVVCNNAGTGAVSEGYMWEHDLADWRWGIDVNVLGVIHGIKAFVPILLEQGEGHVVNTCSGNGGFAPIAKGAMGGPATAVYPMTKAAVLCLTESLYSHLQMTGTEVKAHVLFPGGFLNTGIWESWRHRPERYAATQERRTPEHTLKDVVARFENAGARVEFTPLETVADQVVEGIRADRFWMMGPPTPTEDVVSRKAASILNRSNPDYLVDVLGQSAEKQPQTKGVAT; from the coding sequence ATGACTGACCTTCAGGGCAGAGTGGCGGTCGTAACCGGCGGAGCCGGTGGCATCGGCCGGGCGATGGGCAGGCGGTTCGGCCGCGAGGGCATGAAGGTGGTGCTGGCCGATGTCCTCGCCGAACCACTCGACGAGGCAACCCGGGAATTGGTGGACGAGGGCGTCGAGGCGACCGGGGTGGTTGCCGACGTCACCGACTACTCCTCGGTCGAGTCGCTCGCCAAACAGACCCTCGATCGCTTTGGCGCGGTGCACGTGGTGTGCAACAACGCCGGCACCGGCGCGGTCTCCGAGGGTTATATGTGGGAACACGACCTGGCCGACTGGCGGTGGGGAATCGACGTCAATGTGCTGGGCGTCATTCACGGCATCAAGGCTTTCGTGCCCATCCTGCTCGAGCAGGGCGAGGGACATGTTGTCAACACCTGCTCGGGCAACGGCGGATTCGCGCCAATTGCCAAGGGCGCCATGGGCGGACCCGCGACCGCGGTCTACCCGATGACGAAGGCCGCGGTGCTGTGCCTGACGGAAAGCCTCTACAGCCACCTGCAGATGACGGGAACTGAGGTCAAAGCGCATGTCCTTTTTCCCGGCGGCTTTCTGAACACCGGCATCTGGGAGTCGTGGCGGCACCGGCCCGAGCGTTACGCGGCGACCCAGGAACGCCGCACCCCCGAGCACACGCTGAAAGACGTCGTGGCCCGTTTCGAGAACGCCGGCGCGCGTGTCGAGTTCACTCCGCTAGAGACGGTCGCGGACCAGGTGGTGGAGGGAATCCGGGCGGACCGCTTTTGGATGATGGGCCCACCCACCCCCACCGAGGACGTCGTGAGCCGCAAGGCGGCATCGATCCTTAATCGCAGTAACCCCGACTACCTGGTCGACGTTCTCGGCCAGAGCGCCGAGAAGCAGCCGCAAACCAAAGGAGTAGCAACATGA
- a CDS encoding aldo/keto reductase, with product MKYLDVEGIGKVSRIGLGTWQFGSREWGYGDQYATGAAREIVQRALALGVTLFDTAEVYGFGKSERILGEALGDKRAEVAVASKIMPVAPLPPVVKQRERASARRLQLDRIPLYQVHQPNPVVPDSVIMPGMRGLLDSGAIGAAGVSNYSLARWQKADAALGRPVISNQVHFSLAYPRALDNLVPFAEREKRIVIAYSPLAQGLLGGKYGVDNRPGGVRAINPFFGTENLRRIEPLLQTLRAVAADVNAKPAQVALAWLVSLPGVVAIPGASSVEQLEFNVAAADIELPADSRDALTDAARAFRPVSMGRFVTDTVREKLLRR from the coding sequence ATGAAATATCTGGACGTCGAGGGAATCGGAAAAGTCAGCCGGATCGGGCTGGGCACCTGGCAGTTCGGCTCGCGGGAGTGGGGCTACGGGGACCAGTACGCCACGGGTGCGGCGCGCGAGATCGTGCAGCGTGCTCTTGCGTTGGGAGTCACGCTGTTTGATACCGCCGAGGTGTACGGGTTCGGCAAGAGCGAACGGATTCTCGGCGAAGCGCTCGGCGACAAGCGTGCCGAGGTTGCGGTTGCCAGCAAGATCATGCCGGTTGCGCCGCTACCCCCGGTGGTCAAGCAGCGCGAGCGTGCCAGCGCGCGCCGGCTGCAGCTCGACCGCATCCCGCTCTACCAGGTTCACCAACCCAACCCGGTAGTCCCCGATTCGGTGATCATGCCCGGGATGCGCGGTCTGCTCGACAGCGGCGCGATCGGCGCGGCCGGCGTGTCGAACTACTCGCTTGCGCGATGGCAGAAGGCCGACGCCGCGCTCGGCCGGCCGGTGATCAGCAACCAGGTGCATTTCTCGCTCGCGTACCCCCGCGCGCTGGACAACCTGGTGCCGTTCGCGGAGCGCGAGAAGCGCATCGTGATCGCGTACAGCCCACTGGCGCAAGGACTTCTGGGCGGCAAGTACGGCGTCGACAACCGTCCCGGCGGCGTCCGGGCCATCAACCCGTTCTTCGGCACCGAGAACCTTCGTCGCATCGAGCCGCTGCTGCAGACGCTGCGCGCCGTCGCCGCCGATGTGAACGCCAAGCCGGCACAAGTGGCGCTGGCGTGGCTGGTCAGCTTGCCGGGCGTGGTCGCCATTCCCGGGGCGTCCAGCGTCGAGCAGCTCGAGTTCAACGTCGCCGCCGCCGACATCGAGCTGCCCGCGGATTCCCGCGACGCGCTTACCGACGCCGCCCGCGCGTTCCGGCCGGTCTCGATGGGGCGCTTTGTCACCGACACGGTCCGCGAGAAGCTGCTGCGTCGCTGA
- a CDS encoding DUF2237 family protein, translating to MLERNVLGGPLEECGTEPLTGFYRDGCCATGPEDIGLHTICAVVTAEFLEHQRSIGNDLVTPRPEYRFPGLTPGDRWCVTALNWLRAHHDGYAAPVVLASTHERTLEAVPLEVLREYAVDVPDDLGEL from the coding sequence ATGCTCGAGCGCAATGTGCTGGGCGGGCCGCTGGAAGAGTGCGGCACCGAGCCGCTCACCGGGTTCTACCGCGACGGCTGCTGCGCGACCGGTCCCGAGGACATCGGCCTGCACACCATCTGCGCGGTGGTGACCGCCGAGTTTCTGGAGCACCAGCGCTCGATCGGCAACGACCTGGTGACGCCGCGACCCGAGTATCGCTTCCCCGGCCTCACGCCCGGCGATCGCTGGTGTGTGACCGCGCTGAACTGGCTTCGCGCCCACCACGACGGCTACGCCGCGCCTGTGGTGCTGGCCTCCACCCACGAACGCACCTTGGAGGCGGTGCCGCTGGAGGTGCTGCGGGAGTACGCCGTCGACGTGCCCGACGACCTGGGCGAGTTGTAA
- a CDS encoding helix-turn-helix transcriptional regulator — translation MGSYGGDLVREARRRAGLTQAELASRAGTTQSAIARWESGRTAISLDDVRRLVRLCGLDLEVMLVPHGESDLAQAARLASLSGQERMDRHARITRQLAELRQGGRG, via the coding sequence GTGGGTTCCTACGGTGGCGATCTAGTTCGCGAGGCGCGCCGACGAGCGGGCCTCACGCAGGCCGAGCTCGCAAGCCGCGCCGGCACGACCCAGTCGGCGATCGCCCGGTGGGAGTCCGGGCGCACCGCAATCAGTCTCGACGACGTCCGTCGGCTGGTCCGACTGTGTGGCCTCGACCTCGAGGTCATGCTTGTGCCGCACGGCGAGAGCGACCTGGCGCAGGCCGCGCGTCTTGCGTCGCTTAGCGGCCAAGAGCGTATGGACCGCCACGCTCGGATAACACGGCAGCTTGCCGAGCTGCGTCAGGGCGGACGGGGTTGA
- a CDS encoding biotin carboxylase — MDMRTSGPESEPRRTLNGISDVRAFFHTNTVPLYFISPTPFNLLGIDRWIRNFFYLTYFDSFEGEHPRVFVPRRRNRMDFDSMEDVCNYLLRDPETLDFIAHRGPGGKACFVMLDEATHALAREVGLEVMQPSAELRHRLGSKIVMTRLAEKAGVASVPHVIGRAGSYDELLALAHGAGLGDDLVVQCAYGDAGTTTFFVRGQRDWDRHAGDVVGQELKVMKRIRNVEVCLEGAVTRHGTVVGPAMTSLVGYPELTPYKGGWCGNDVWRGALTPEQTHTAREMVRKLGDRMRREGYRGYFEVDLLHDRDSGELYLGEVNPRLSGVSPMTNLTTEAYADMPLFLFHLLEYMDVDYELDIDEINARWERGYGGDDVWGQLMIWETSPHVELITAAPRTGVWRLDDDGRVSFARSANDWATLTEAEAFYMRIAAPGDVRCKGAELGVLVTRGHLQTKDYKLTERCRRWVEGIKGQFASTRLTPGEPIVPRLVARA; from the coding sequence ATGGACATGCGCACCAGCGGGCCTGAGTCCGAGCCGCGCCGCACGCTCAACGGCATCTCGGACGTCCGTGCGTTCTTTCACACCAACACCGTGCCGCTGTATTTCATCTCGCCGACGCCGTTCAACCTGCTCGGCATCGACCGTTGGATACGAAACTTCTTCTACCTCACGTACTTTGACTCTTTCGAGGGCGAACATCCGCGGGTGTTCGTGCCGCGACGGCGCAACCGCATGGATTTCGACTCCATGGAGGATGTGTGCAATTACCTGCTGCGGGATCCCGAGACGCTCGATTTCATCGCGCATCGGGGGCCCGGCGGCAAGGCCTGCTTTGTGATGCTCGACGAAGCAACCCACGCCCTGGCCCGCGAGGTGGGACTCGAGGTCATGCAACCGTCGGCGGAGCTGCGTCATCGGCTGGGCTCCAAGATCGTCATGACGAGGCTGGCCGAGAAGGCCGGGGTAGCCAGCGTGCCTCACGTGATCGGGCGGGCCGGCTCCTACGACGAGCTGTTGGCGCTTGCCCACGGTGCGGGTCTGGGCGATGACCTCGTCGTCCAGTGTGCTTACGGCGACGCCGGCACCACGACGTTCTTCGTGCGCGGTCAGCGCGACTGGGACCGTCACGCCGGTGACGTGGTCGGGCAGGAACTCAAGGTGATGAAGCGCATCCGCAATGTTGAGGTGTGCCTGGAGGGCGCCGTGACCCGGCACGGCACCGTGGTCGGTCCCGCGATGACGAGTCTGGTCGGTTACCCGGAGCTGACCCCGTACAAGGGCGGCTGGTGCGGCAACGACGTGTGGCGCGGGGCGCTGACGCCTGAACAGACGCACACCGCGCGAGAAATGGTGCGAAAGCTGGGCGACCGCATGCGCCGCGAGGGGTATCGCGGCTACTTCGAGGTGGACCTTTTGCACGACCGGGATTCTGGCGAGCTGTATCTCGGCGAGGTGAACCCGCGGCTGAGCGGTGTCAGCCCGATGACGAACTTGACCACCGAGGCCTACGCCGACATGCCGCTGTTTCTCTTTCACCTGCTCGAGTACATGGATGTGGATTACGAGCTCGATATCGACGAGATCAACGCGCGTTGGGAGCGCGGCTACGGCGGCGACGATGTGTGGGGACAGCTGATGATTTGGGAGACCTCGCCACACGTCGAGCTCATCACCGCGGCCCCGCGCACGGGTGTGTGGCGCCTTGACGACGACGGGCGCGTCTCCTTTGCACGTTCCGCCAACGACTGGGCCACGCTGACCGAGGCCGAAGCCTTCTACATGCGGATCGCGGCGCCGGGCGACGTGCGTTGCAAGGGCGCCGAACTCGGCGTGCTCGTCACCCGCGGGCACCTGCAGACCAAGGACTACAAGCTCACCGAACGGTGTCGGCGTTGGGTCGAGGGCATCAAGGGGCAGTTCGCGTCGACACGGCTGACACCGGGTGAGCCGATCGTGCCGCGGCTCGTCGCGCGAGCGTGA
- a CDS encoding amidohydrolase family protein — protein MERYPVISADCHAGADLLDYREYLDPQYRDEFDGWAKTYVNPFGDLTEPDAERNWNSDRRNADLDREGVAGEVIYPNTVPPFFPQASLAAPPPETARELELRWAGLRAHNRWLADFCSLSPERRAGVGQILLGDLDEAVAEIAQIAKLGLRGGVLLPGVVPGTGIPPLYAEHWEPLWAACEDACVVVNHHGGSAGPSPTDGWGSSFAVWVYETHWWAHRALWHLIFSGALDRHPDLTVVLTEQGAGWIPATLDSLDVAAGRYARASSAIARFAGPTAGSLSLKPSQYWARQCYVGASFMRPVECAERRRIGVEKILWGSDYPHFEGTAPYTREALRHTFSDVPADEVAAMVGGNAAAVYGFDLEALAPLVDRIGPTVAEVAEPLAAVPADARSTVFEPDPIRAW, from the coding sequence ATGGAGCGGTACCCAGTCATCTCCGCCGACTGCCACGCCGGCGCGGACCTGCTCGACTACCGCGAGTACCTCGATCCGCAGTATCGAGACGAATTCGACGGCTGGGCAAAGACATACGTCAACCCGTTCGGCGACCTCACCGAGCCCGACGCCGAGCGCAACTGGAACAGCGATCGACGCAACGCCGACCTGGATCGGGAAGGTGTTGCGGGCGAGGTCATTTACCCCAACACCGTGCCGCCGTTCTTCCCTCAGGCCAGCCTGGCCGCACCCCCGCCGGAGACCGCCCGAGAGCTCGAGCTGCGCTGGGCCGGGCTACGGGCACACAATCGGTGGCTGGCCGACTTCTGTTCTTTGTCTCCCGAGCGTCGTGCCGGGGTGGGCCAGATCCTGCTCGGAGATCTCGACGAGGCGGTCGCCGAGATAGCACAGATCGCCAAGTTGGGGCTGCGCGGCGGGGTGCTGCTGCCCGGTGTCGTGCCCGGCACCGGCATCCCGCCGCTGTACGCCGAGCACTGGGAGCCGCTGTGGGCCGCGTGCGAAGACGCTTGTGTGGTGGTCAACCATCACGGCGGTAGCGCCGGGCCGAGCCCGACCGACGGGTGGGGCAGCTCGTTCGCGGTGTGGGTGTACGAGACGCACTGGTGGGCACATCGTGCGCTGTGGCACTTGATCTTCAGTGGCGCACTGGATCGTCATCCAGACCTCACTGTGGTCCTCACCGAGCAGGGCGCCGGTTGGATACCGGCGACCCTCGACTCACTGGACGTGGCGGCGGGCCGGTACGCGCGAGCCAGCTCGGCGATCGCTCGCTTCGCCGGGCCCACGGCCGGCTCGCTGTCCCTTAAGCCCAGCCAGTATTGGGCTCGCCAGTGTTACGTCGGTGCCAGCTTCATGCGACCCGTCGAATGTGCCGAGCGCCGCCGAATCGGCGTCGAGAAGATCCTGTGGGGAAGCGACTACCCACACTTCGAGGGCACCGCTCCCTATACGCGGGAGGCGTTGCGGCACACCTTCAGTGATGTTCCGGCCGACGAGGTGGCGGCCATGGTCGGCGGGAATGCGGCGGCCGTGTACGGCTTCGACCTCGAGGCCCTCGCGCCGTTAGTCGACCGCATCGGGCCGACCGTGGCCGAGGTCGCCGAGCCGTTGGCGGCCGTGCCCGCCGACGCGCGCAGCACCGTCTTCGAACCCGACCCCATCCGTGCCTGGTAG
- a CDS encoding SDR family oxidoreductase, with amino-acid sequence MSRTVVIGASSGLGRCIGVGLAQRGAQVALLARRRERIEAAAKEAGPSATAIECDVTDEASCRAAINQAADALGGIDHLVYTPAVGPLVRMVDTDAATWRRVFDTNVIGAALATAAAMPHLSASAGKAIYLSSDAGTFGPPWPGLGAYGVSKAALERLVEAWRAEHPDIGFTCLIVGECPGGEGDAQTGMSVGWDPELAKQAAPLWLSRGCMPGKLMPVEDLIEVVHTILHTDAATSMPLVVARGGPAGSPAFADSGQS; translated from the coding sequence ATGTCAAGGACAGTAGTGATCGGCGCATCGAGTGGGCTGGGGCGTTGCATCGGCGTCGGTCTTGCGCAGCGGGGTGCTCAGGTCGCGCTTCTCGCCCGGCGTCGCGAGCGCATCGAAGCCGCGGCCAAGGAGGCCGGGCCGAGCGCGACCGCCATCGAATGCGACGTCACCGACGAGGCGTCGTGCCGGGCGGCGATCAACCAGGCCGCCGACGCGCTCGGCGGCATCGACCACCTGGTGTACACGCCCGCCGTTGGGCCGCTGGTCCGCATGGTCGACACCGACGCCGCCACCTGGCGGCGCGTCTTCGACACCAACGTCATCGGCGCGGCGCTGGCGACCGCGGCGGCGATGCCGCACCTGAGCGCCTCCGCCGGCAAGGCGATCTACCTCTCGTCCGACGCCGGCACCTTCGGGCCACCCTGGCCAGGGCTGGGCGCGTACGGCGTCAGCAAGGCGGCGCTGGAACGACTCGTGGAGGCTTGGCGCGCCGAACATCCCGACATCGGCTTCACCTGCCTGATCGTGGGCGAGTGCCCGGGCGGCGAAGGCGACGCGCAAACCGGCATGAGCGTGGGCTGGGATCCCGAACTCGCCAAACAGGCTGCACCGCTGTGGTTGTCGCGCGGCTGCATGCCCGGCAAATTGATGCCGGTCGAAGACCTCATCGAAGTGGTGCACACGATCCTGCACACCGATGCGGCCACGTCGATGCCGCTCGTGGTCGCCCGCGGCGGGCCCGCCGGCTCTCCAGCATTCGCCGATTCCGGCCAGTCGTAA
- a CDS encoding Type 1 glutamine amidotransferase-like domain-containing protein, with the protein MSESAPQLQPLYLLADSQLLFWKRQDRLLLEAALDGFAWDTPFSAAYIGASNGDRPEFYEIFEAAIEPIGITDRRMIASSFGPDDRAFLERAELIVLAGGDVRMGWNTFEKTGMKDVILDRYTQGAVLVGISAGAVQLGRYGIVEESELLDVFKLAPLVIDTHDERSEWARLASTIQSLEGGATGLGLPSGGGVVVHPDITIEPLRRPAHEFRFDGTGVTHSLLYAEDA; encoded by the coding sequence GTGTCTGAGTCGGCGCCACAGCTGCAACCGCTCTATCTGCTGGCGGACAGCCAGCTGCTGTTCTGGAAGCGGCAGGACCGGCTGCTCCTCGAGGCAGCGCTCGACGGATTTGCTTGGGACACACCGTTTAGCGCGGCCTACATCGGCGCCTCCAACGGCGATCGTCCGGAGTTCTACGAGATTTTCGAGGCGGCGATCGAACCGATTGGAATCACCGACCGTCGCATGATCGCTTCGTCGTTCGGCCCCGATGACCGCGCCTTCCTGGAGCGCGCCGAGCTGATCGTGCTCGCGGGCGGCGATGTGCGCATGGGCTGGAACACGTTCGAGAAAACCGGCATGAAGGACGTGATCCTCGACCGGTACACCCAAGGGGCGGTGCTGGTGGGGATTTCGGCCGGGGCGGTCCAACTCGGGCGGTATGGAATCGTCGAGGAATCCGAATTGCTCGACGTGTTCAAGCTTGCGCCGCTGGTCATCGACACCCACGACGAGCGTTCCGAGTGGGCGCGGCTGGCAAGCACCATCCAGTCGCTGGAGGGCGGGGCCACCGGACTCGGACTGCCTTCCGGCGGCGGGGTGGTCGTGCACCCGGATATCACCATCGAGCCGCTACGGCGGCCCGCGCACGAATTCCGTTTCGACGGCACTGGCGTTACGCACTCGCTGTTGTACGCCGAAGACGCGTAA
- a CDS encoding acetoacetate decarboxylase family protein: MIRYGPRPPEAQVDHEIDATKAPIATEAVTVTYLTDPEIVAAVLPKPLEPAAEPLVRVQLQRVRIEGRPPFGSAVFSVTARHGDLQGDYPLFMPQSTEQSVTGGRETFGEPKKLAHIEVERDKDLVSATVDRLGYQLIRLDGQVTGPAALPPDQVNTEFYFKFLRAPDGSGITDPHLVYGEYHRHYELLENIDGTLELGESPLDPVADIVIRHITSITWCRRRTVQVGRIAERVPAEWLLPYVHQRYDDVALLAAPARV, translated from the coding sequence ATGATTCGCTACGGTCCCCGCCCGCCCGAAGCGCAGGTCGACCACGAGATCGACGCCACCAAGGCGCCCATCGCCACCGAAGCGGTGACTGTCACGTACCTCACCGACCCGGAGATCGTCGCTGCCGTCTTACCTAAGCCACTGGAGCCGGCGGCCGAGCCGTTGGTGCGTGTTCAGCTGCAGCGGGTCCGCATCGAGGGCAGGCCACCGTTCGGATCGGCGGTGTTTTCGGTGACCGCCCGGCACGGCGACCTGCAGGGCGACTACCCCCTCTTCATGCCCCAGTCCACCGAACAGTCGGTCACGGGCGGACGCGAAACATTCGGCGAGCCAAAGAAATTAGCTCACATTGAGGTTGAACGCGACAAAGACCTCGTTAGCGCCACCGTGGACCGCCTCGGCTACCAGCTCATCAGACTCGACGGACAGGTCACCGGCCCGGCGGCCCTGCCGCCCGACCAGGTGAACACCGAGTTCTACTTCAAGTTCCTGCGTGCCCCCGACGGCAGCGGCATCACCGACCCCCACCTGGTCTACGGCGAGTACCACCGCCACTACGAGCTGCTGGAAAACATCGACGGCACACTCGAACTGGGGGAGTCGCCGCTGGATCCGGTGGCCGACATCGTAATTCGCCACATCACGTCGATCACCTGGTGTCGCCGACGCACGGTACAGGTGGGACGCATCGCGGAGCGGGTGCCGGCCGAATGGCTGCTGCCCTATGTGCACCAGCGCTACGACGACGTGGCACTGCTCGCGGCGCCGGCGAGGGTATAG